One Rhodanobacteraceae bacterium DNA segment encodes these proteins:
- a CDS encoding tandem-95 repeat protein, whose amino-acid sequence MKRTLLALLLALTTTTQTALPAELTLADGVEVKFGTDAGLVVRDRIVLEGDTVFTSVGDAELSGVTITGAPPATPGDWRGISIEVGAAVADVQLDGARIRYAGSSGEAALRFGRLPYVFNAITISDSLVGARAESGSGARLSDLRLINNGVGLEAQDHSNLQISNSVITGNLQYGAENQSPSSIVNARGNWWGDASGPQDPIGNPQGLGDAVSEGVDYGQFLIEPTLAGCRIFPADGRYEVVLRALTVRLSCSSATEYRLSESTDFGSIPFLPMAATASFFLSESAGAKTIHAEYRDAQGHTRTVSTPRPIVLTPSIPVVSFLAPASGAVLTTNTLIRVAASDAAGISEVAFSANGVPLGTVNSAPYEWLWDISSTSDGVYEIMVVVTNGEGRIGQATRNVLLERVLARPDAYEFDEGEVLFVDAPGLLANDNVVSPVGVQIQVRAQPAWGTLLVANDGSFRFEPDSPDRFGVTTFRYRLVSNGLTSPEVPVTLTVRSVNDLPVARPDSYMTDENVQIEIAAPGVLVNDSDIESASLQAELVNQPAHGSVQLSANGAFTYVPEVNFRGVDTFEYRAVDADGGATPATVSITVTQPPTATNDVYLVDVDTLLAVIDTDEGLLANDHDAPENDPLTAVLSRVPNHGEFILREDGTFNYLPDTGFVGLDTFNYQVTDGKSLSNVATVTLAVGITSLPRAFPDAYTMYEDQELVVLAEDGVLANDQDADTPREQLRPTVTYIPEYGIQPGSLVMAPDGSFRVRPVPNYYGEIFFLYRIYDGTSVSNEALVRLTVEPVNDGVEAEDDAFGVIRNTVFQTGYNDSIKANDDYDPDFEVNFEIFDPPHFGTVILNSQTGALSYTPPQDFSGIDTFVYRVFQVTTGISDTATVTFRTNGPPVAGPDAYTIDEDTTVEVFPSLLANDSDPDGDSIRLTSTAFGVADGTVAIFVDRAQNPTVTTALAQYNYYGTREINYAITDGLAIGRGKITLSVLPIPDDPIAGADSYLTQQDTSLLIPVAAQGVLANDYDPDMRPGPSRPIYPGASGLDLIPIVPELVSATAHGTLLFSPDGTFSYAPNSGYSGTDSFQYRVLDGTGRYSSPATVSIRVNTPPVAVDDVYVSNEDVVLVVLPGDGLLANDVDIDGDALHVEFAGTPGGCGPCHGRLVLQRDGGFRYTPDSNFNGTDGFNYRVIDDVAGVVVGHVSLTILPINDAPVTEPDTYRTDEDVVLIADEPLGLLRNDEEVDGEALTNASLLAPAQHGAVTVSAVGGFSYTPDPDFNGRDTFRYRVYDESNLYTDEDVEVLVTPVNDAPVALDDGYVVDRDQSLAVGAASGVLANDTDVDGPSLSAALIGPAAHGQVTLASDGSFTYQPDGVFVGIDQFQYQVDDGLGEVDVGVVTITVRDVNSPVEITVTDDFYSFSGPDLFETAPGVLSNDSVSGAPSLSAALIVAPQVGSVVLNADGSFNYLGQPGFSGVVTFTYSANAGGSAELGLVTLDIQSTSNVPPVAVGEQFGVMEDTLLDSRSSGGLLGNDSDFEGAPLSLQLVSQPQHGTLNAQADGQFTYQPAANFAGTDQFTYTVSDGQLSSNVATAAITVFAQNDPPTAVNDVYQTVVDQVLVIGSAQGLLANDSDVDGDPLVVELVDAPVYGQVLVAADGGFSYQPQPGFIGAVSFRYAASDGAARTIASVSVSVVGPGNRAPVAQGESFVIDEDQLLQSSNVGALTNNDSDPDGDQLSVVLADAPLHGVLTLDGGDFSYRPALNYFGSDEFTYRVTDGALSSNLVTASIAVEPVNDPPLAAADTYQVLQSQTLTVPAANGVLANDTDVEAEPLTAMLESVPGHGAVNLATDGGFVYLPNASFHGRDEFAYRVSDGIDSSVGRAVIDVTQGPNQRPLAIGEVFAIPEDSVLDTRSLDSLLANDVDPDGQTLTLVILSQPPSGQLEDLGAGHVRYTPARDVTGSIRFDYAVSDGELESLPVQVEILLLPVNDAPQAQPDLYSLAPGVSPLVLDSAAGVLANDHDPDGDTLLVTLIQPPSSGTLNLSLDGGLIYTPAEPRPPSDGFTYRVTDPAGLSADAPVQILLNGQPVGDQLFQSGFESVP is encoded by the coding sequence ATGAAGCGAACCTTGCTTGCTTTACTATTGGCACTAACCACTACTACGCAGACGGCGCTGCCTGCAGAATTGACTTTAGCCGACGGCGTCGAAGTGAAATTTGGGACGGATGCTGGTCTGGTTGTGCGAGATCGAATCGTTCTCGAAGGCGATACCGTATTCACCAGCGTCGGCGACGCGGAACTCAGTGGAGTGACCATAACTGGTGCGCCGCCCGCGACTCCCGGTGACTGGCGTGGTATCTCGATTGAGGTCGGGGCTGCAGTGGCCGATGTACAGCTTGATGGCGCCCGGATCCGGTACGCCGGCTCAAGCGGCGAAGCGGCTCTGCGCTTCGGTCGCTTACCCTATGTATTCAACGCAATCACCATTTCCGACAGCCTGGTTGGTGCACGCGCCGAGAGCGGAAGTGGTGCGCGACTCTCTGACCTGCGCCTGATCAACAACGGTGTTGGGCTGGAGGCGCAAGACCACTCCAATCTGCAGATCTCGAACTCGGTGATCACGGGAAACCTGCAGTACGGGGCAGAGAACCAGTCGCCCTCCAGCATTGTGAATGCTCGCGGCAACTGGTGGGGCGACGCCAGCGGTCCGCAGGATCCGATTGGCAATCCACAGGGCTTGGGTGACGCGGTCTCGGAGGGTGTCGACTACGGTCAGTTTCTCATCGAGCCAACGTTAGCTGGTTGCCGAATATTCCCGGCGGATGGCCGATATGAAGTTGTGTTGCGGGCGCTCACGGTACGGCTCAGCTGCTCAAGTGCCACTGAGTATCGCCTTTCGGAATCAACCGACTTCGGGAGCATACCGTTTTTGCCGATGGCAGCTACGGCCAGTTTCTTCCTCTCCGAATCAGCTGGCGCAAAGACGATTCATGCCGAATATCGAGACGCCCAGGGCCACACTCGTACAGTGAGCACGCCACGTCCGATCGTCCTGACGCCGAGTATTCCCGTGGTGAGCTTTCTGGCGCCGGCATCGGGCGCAGTATTGACCACCAATACGCTGATTCGCGTTGCGGCGAGTGATGCCGCGGGTATCTCCGAGGTGGCCTTCAGTGCCAACGGCGTACCGCTCGGTACTGTCAACTCCGCGCCCTACGAATGGCTTTGGGACATCTCTTCCACATCCGACGGCGTCTACGAAATCATGGTTGTGGTGACCAACGGCGAAGGACGTATCGGTCAGGCGACACGTAACGTCTTGCTTGAGCGTGTGCTTGCTCGACCGGACGCCTATGAGTTTGACGAAGGCGAAGTGCTGTTCGTTGACGCTCCGGGATTGCTCGCCAACGACAACGTTGTCTCGCCTGTCGGTGTACAGATCCAGGTAAGAGCCCAGCCCGCTTGGGGCACACTGCTGGTAGCCAACGATGGCAGCTTCAGGTTTGAGCCTGATTCGCCAGATCGGTTTGGGGTCACGACATTCCGGTATCGCCTGGTTTCGAATGGATTGACCTCACCGGAAGTGCCGGTCACCTTGACCGTGCGGTCCGTCAATGATCTGCCGGTGGCACGCCCAGACAGCTACATGACGGATGAGAATGTGCAGATCGAAATCGCTGCGCCAGGAGTTCTGGTCAACGATTCCGACATTGAGAGCGCATCGCTACAAGCGGAACTCGTCAATCAACCGGCGCACGGGTCGGTTCAGCTATCCGCGAATGGTGCCTTCACTTATGTGCCGGAAGTCAACTTTCGTGGCGTCGATACCTTTGAATATCGTGCGGTTGATGCGGACGGCGGGGCAACACCAGCCACGGTGAGCATCACCGTCACGCAGCCGCCGACTGCAACCAACGACGTGTATCTGGTTGACGTTGATACGCTGCTTGCGGTCATTGACACTGATGAAGGCCTTTTGGCGAATGATCATGATGCGCCGGAAAATGACCCGTTGACAGCCGTGTTGTCACGCGTGCCGAATCACGGTGAATTTATTTTGCGGGAAGATGGTACCTTCAACTATTTGCCGGATACCGGTTTCGTCGGCCTCGATACCTTCAATTACCAGGTGACCGATGGCAAGTCCCTTTCGAATGTCGCGACGGTAACGCTTGCCGTTGGTATAACCAGTTTACCTCGGGCGTTCCCAGACGCCTACACGATGTATGAGGATCAGGAACTCGTGGTTTTGGCCGAAGATGGTGTTCTTGCCAATGATCAGGACGCTGACACGCCGAGGGAACAGTTGAGACCGACCGTGACCTATATTCCAGAATACGGTATTCAGCCGGGATCTCTGGTGATGGCGCCAGACGGCAGTTTTCGAGTTCGCCCTGTGCCAAACTACTACGGGGAAATCTTCTTTCTCTACCGAATATACGATGGCACAAGTGTCAGCAACGAAGCTCTCGTTCGTTTGACAGTTGAGCCAGTCAATGACGGTGTTGAGGCCGAAGATGATGCCTTTGGCGTCATCAGGAATACGGTATTCCAAACCGGATACAATGACTCTATTAAAGCAAATGACGACTATGATCCAGATTTTGAAGTAAATTTCGAGATTTTTGATCCCCCGCACTTCGGGACGGTCATCTTGAATTCGCAGACAGGGGCTCTCAGCTATACGCCACCACAGGATTTTTCCGGGATCGACACCTTTGTTTATCGGGTTTTTCAGGTAACCACTGGTATTTCGGATACGGCGACGGTCACGTTTCGCACCAACGGTCCACCGGTGGCCGGCCCGGATGCCTACACCATAGACGAAGACACCACGGTCGAAGTCTTCCCAAGCCTGTTAGCGAATGATAGCGATCCCGATGGGGACTCAATACGGCTGACAAGTACAGCATTCGGAGTTGCCGACGGTACGGTGGCGATTTTTGTAGATCGTGCGCAGAATCCAACGGTTACTACTGCACTGGCCCAATACAACTACTACGGGACACGCGAGATCAATTATGCAATTACTGACGGTCTCGCCATAGGTCGCGGGAAGATTACATTGTCCGTTCTGCCGATACCGGATGATCCAATTGCCGGCGCCGACAGTTATTTGACGCAACAAGATACATCGCTGCTTATCCCTGTTGCTGCACAGGGAGTGCTGGCCAATGACTATGATCCAGACATGCGGCCTGGGCCAAGCAGGCCGATATACCCCGGCGCTAGTGGCTTGGACTTGATTCCGATCGTTCCAGAGTTGGTCAGCGCGACCGCCCACGGAACGCTGCTGTTCTCACCGGACGGGACATTCAGCTATGCGCCGAATAGCGGATACTCCGGTACCGATTCATTTCAGTATCGAGTTCTGGACGGCACCGGGCGTTACAGTTCGCCTGCCACAGTGAGCATCCGCGTCAATACGCCCCCGGTCGCGGTAGATGATGTCTATGTATCGAACGAAGACGTGGTTCTGGTGGTGCTCCCGGGCGACGGCTTGCTTGCCAATGACGTGGACATCGACGGGGATGCACTTCACGTCGAGTTTGCCGGCACCCCAGGGGGTTGTGGGCCGTGTCATGGTCGGCTCGTTCTGCAGCGTGATGGTGGCTTCAGGTACACGCCAGATTCAAATTTCAACGGAACCGATGGCTTTAACTATCGGGTCATTGATGATGTGGCGGGTGTGGTGGTTGGACACGTCTCTCTGACAATCTTGCCAATCAATGACGCTCCAGTGACCGAGCCCGACACCTATCGTACCGATGAAGATGTTGTACTGATTGCCGACGAGCCGCTGGGTTTGTTGCGCAACGATGAAGAGGTCGACGGTGAGGCGCTGACCAATGCCTCTCTTCTGGCACCGGCTCAGCACGGTGCTGTGACGGTTTCGGCTGTTGGAGGCTTCAGCTATACGCCTGATCCCGATTTCAACGGGCGGGATACCTTTCGCTATCGGGTGTACGACGAATCCAATCTCTATACGGACGAGGATGTCGAAGTTCTGGTCACACCTGTCAACGACGCGCCTGTGGCCCTGGATGATGGTTACGTCGTGGACAGGGATCAGTCGCTTGCCGTTGGCGCTGCCAGCGGTGTGCTCGCGAACGATACGGATGTCGATGGGCCTTCGCTGTCAGCTGCATTGATCGGTCCCGCTGCGCACGGACAGGTGACGCTCGCGAGCGATGGGAGCTTCACGTACCAGCCCGATGGCGTCTTCGTGGGGATCGACCAGTTCCAGTATCAGGTAGATGATGGGCTGGGTGAGGTTGATGTGGGTGTGGTTACCATTACGGTTCGCGATGTCAATTCACCCGTCGAGATCACCGTTACTGATGATTTCTACTCTTTCTCAGGTCCGGACCTTTTTGAAACTGCCCCAGGTGTATTGTCCAACGACTCGGTCTCGGGCGCGCCCAGCTTGAGTGCGGCGCTGATCGTGGCGCCGCAAGTCGGCAGCGTTGTCTTGAATGCCGACGGCAGCTTCAATTATCTCGGTCAGCCGGGTTTCAGTGGCGTCGTCACATTCACGTATTCGGCCAATGCAGGCGGCAGCGCCGAGTTGGGATTGGTGACCTTGGACATCCAAAGTACCAGCAATGTGCCACCAGTGGCTGTCGGAGAGCAGTTTGGGGTCATGGAGGACACACTCCTGGATTCGCGTTCCTCGGGTGGTTTGCTTGGGAACGACAGCGACTTCGAGGGAGCGCCCTTGTCTCTTCAACTGGTGTCTCAACCACAGCATGGCACCTTGAATGCGCAAGCGGATGGACAGTTTACCTATCAGCCTGCGGCCAATTTTGCGGGAACTGATCAGTTCACTTATACGGTCAGCGATGGCCAGCTAAGTTCCAATGTCGCAACGGCCGCCATCACCGTATTCGCGCAGAATGATCCACCGACTGCCGTCAATGACGTCTATCAGACTGTCGTCGATCAAGTTCTGGTCATTGGATCGGCACAGGGTCTGCTCGCGAACGACAGTGATGTGGATGGCGATCCGCTGGTCGTTGAACTGGTTGATGCGCCAGTGTACGGGCAGGTGTTAGTGGCTGCCGATGGTGGTTTCAGTTATCAGCCGCAACCCGGCTTCATCGGTGCTGTGTCGTTCCGCTATGCTGCCAGCGATGGCGCCGCCCGAACCATTGCCAGCGTATCCGTCTCAGTCGTCGGACCGGGAAATCGAGCGCCGGTGGCCCAGGGCGAGAGCTTCGTCATCGACGAGGATCAGTTGCTCCAGAGTTCCAATGTAGGGGCGTTGACCAACAACGATTCGGACCCAGACGGGGATCAACTGTCAGTCGTGCTGGCAGATGCGCCTCTGCACGGTGTACTCACGCTCGACGGCGGCGACTTCAGTTATCGGCCAGCCCTGAACTACTTCGGTTCTGACGAGTTCACCTATCGAGTTACGGATGGAGCGCTCAGCTCCAATCTGGTGACGGCATCGATCGCAGTTGAGCCAGTCAACGATCCACCGCTCGCGGCTGCCGATACCTATCAGGTCCTGCAATCCCAAACCTTGACGGTGCCGGCTGCCAATGGCGTGCTGGCAAACGACACGGACGTAGAGGCCGAGCCGCTGACTGCGATGCTGGAGTCTGTGCCGGGACACGGAGCGGTGAACTTGGCGACAGATGGTGGATTCGTCTATCTGCCGAACGCCAGTTTCCATGGCCGAGATGAGTTCGCCTATCGCGTGAGTGACGGGATCGACAGCAGTGTTGGGCGCGCGGTGATAGACGTCACTCAGGGCCCCAACCAGCGTCCGTTGGCTATCGGCGAAGTCTTTGCGATTCCCGAAGACAGCGTGCTCGATACGCGGTCCCTGGATAGCTTGCTGGCCAACGATGTCGATCCCGACGGCCAGACCCTGACGCTGGTCATCCTGAGCCAGCCGCCTAGCGGTCAGCTGGAGGATCTGGGCGCTGGGCACGTTCGCTACACGCCGGCGCGCGATGTCACCGGCAGCATTCGATTTGACTACGCCGTCAGCGACGGCGAACTGGAATCCTTGCCGGTTCAGGTCGAGATCTTGCTGCTGCCCGTGAACGATGCGCCGCAGGCGCAGCCAGACCTCTACTCGCTGGCACCCGGCGTGTCGCCACTGGTGCTCGATTCAGCAGCCGGTGTGCTTGCGAACGACCACGACCCGGATGGCGACACGCTGCTGGTCACGCTGATCCAGCCGCCGAGTTCAGGCACTTTGAATCTGTCGCTGGATGGCGGACTGATCTACACGCCTGCTGAGCCCAGACCCCCGAGTGATGGATTCACCTACCGAGTCACAGACCCTGCCGGCCTGAGCGCCGACGCACCCGTTCAGATTCTGCTCAACGGCCAGCCTGTCGGAGATCAGCTGTTTCAATCCGGTTTCGAGTCAGTGCCATGA